In a single window of the Caulobacter soli genome:
- a CDS encoding SDR family oxidoreductase yields MSANLESNITGKVVVVTGASSGLGEATARHLAAKGARLVLAARRIDRLEALVAEIVAAGGQAIAVQTDVTVKADADAMIAAAVKAFGRVDVLVNNAGLMAIAPMSATKVDEWDRMIDINIKGVLYGIAAALPVFEAQGSGQFVNISSIAGRKVFSPGGTVYSGTKFAVSAISEGLRHEVGGKIRVTVISPGVVDSELRHGSSDPDALKGLEDFYQIAIPANAIARAIAYAVEQPADVDVSEIAVRPTLQDF; encoded by the coding sequence ATGTCCGCCAACCTCGAATCCAACATCACCGGCAAGGTCGTCGTCGTCACCGGGGCCAGCAGCGGCCTGGGCGAAGCGACCGCCCGCCACCTCGCCGCCAAGGGCGCCCGCCTGGTGCTGGCCGCCCGCCGCATCGACCGCCTGGAAGCCCTGGTGGCCGAGATCGTCGCCGCCGGCGGCCAGGCCATCGCCGTCCAGACCGACGTCACCGTCAAGGCCGACGCCGACGCGATGATCGCCGCCGCCGTCAAGGCCTTCGGCCGGGTCGACGTGCTGGTCAACAACGCCGGCCTGATGGCCATCGCTCCCATGTCGGCGACCAAGGTCGACGAGTGGGACCGGATGATCGACATCAACATCAAGGGCGTCCTGTACGGCATCGCCGCCGCCCTGCCGGTGTTCGAGGCCCAAGGGTCGGGCCAGTTCGTCAACATCAGCTCGATCGCCGGCCGCAAGGTCTTCAGCCCGGGCGGCACGGTCTATAGCGGCACCAAGTTCGCCGTCTCGGCCATTTCGGAAGGCCTGCGCCACGAGGTCGGCGGCAAGATCCGCGTGACCGTGATCTCGCCCGGCGTGGTCGACAGCGAACTGCGCCACGGCAGCTCGGACCCCGACGCGCTGAAGGGCCTGGAAGACTTCTACCAGATCGCCATCCCGGCCAACGCCATCGCCCGCGCCATCGCCTACGCGGTGGAGCAACCGGCCGATGTCGACGTCAGCGAAATCGCCGTCCGCCCGACGCTGCAGGACTTCTAA
- a CDS encoding NUDIX domain-containing protein, with the protein MSVKDRVRVHETRLLSDNWYVLKTTTFDWKRRDGTWQTQSREHYDRGNGAVLLPYNVANRTVLLVKQFRYPAFVNGHDDLLIEAAAGLLDDAEPETRIRAEVEEELGYRLGAVSKVFEAFMSPGSVTEILHFFVAEYDAAMRIGDGGGHPDEGEDIEVLELGVDEALAMIADGRIRDAKTIMLLQHAALTVFRG; encoded by the coding sequence ATGAGCGTCAAAGACCGCGTTCGCGTCCACGAGACCCGGCTGCTCTCCGACAACTGGTACGTGCTGAAGACCACCACCTTCGACTGGAAGCGTCGCGACGGGACGTGGCAGACCCAGTCCCGCGAGCACTATGATCGCGGCAACGGGGCGGTGCTGCTGCCCTACAATGTGGCCAACCGCACCGTGCTGCTGGTCAAGCAGTTCCGCTATCCGGCCTTCGTCAACGGCCATGACGACCTGCTGATCGAGGCGGCCGCCGGCCTGCTGGACGACGCCGAGCCGGAAACGCGCATCCGGGCCGAGGTCGAGGAGGAGCTGGGCTATCGCCTGGGCGCGGTGAGCAAGGTGTTCGAAGCCTTCATGAGCCCCGGCTCGGTGACCGAGATCCTGCACTTCTTCGTCGCCGAGTACGACGCGGCCATGCGGATCGGCGACGGCGGCGGCCATCCCGACGAGGGCGAGGACATCGAGGTGCTGGAGCTGGGCGTCGACGAGGCCCTGGCCATGATCGCCGACGGCCGCATTCGCGACGCCAAGACCATCATGCTGCTGCAGCACGCGGCGCTGACGGTGTTTCGGGGGTAG
- the zapE gene encoding cell division protein ZapE, which produces MPTSVRTAYRERLAQGEIKPDVAQAAAVDALSRLEADLDNAGEPGFSLFGRKPKGQKGVYLWGPVGRGKSMLMDLFFDSAPVAKKRRVHFHVFMAEVHEHINAWRKGDTAERKARFGQHKGDDPIAPTADLIAADARLLCFDELQVTDIADAMILGRLFEALFAQGVTLVATSNRPPDDLYKDGLNRQLFTPFIAMLKEKLEVVAVRGPVDFRLDRLRAARTWLAPDDKANAAEFDRLWADMLDGAEETGATLEVLGRKMRFPRAAGGLLRASFASLCQQALGPQDYLAIAERFHTLFLEDVPLLTPERRDAAKRFNTLIDALYEADVKLVALATGEPEALYPAGDGSFEFERTVSRLQEMRSADYVARVRD; this is translated from the coding sequence ATGCCTACATCCGTCCGCACCGCCTACCGAGAGCGCCTGGCCCAGGGCGAGATCAAGCCCGACGTCGCCCAGGCCGCCGCCGTCGACGCCCTGTCGCGCCTGGAGGCCGATCTCGACAACGCCGGCGAGCCCGGCTTCTCGCTGTTCGGCCGCAAGCCCAAGGGCCAGAAGGGCGTCTATCTGTGGGGGCCGGTCGGGCGCGGCAAGTCCATGCTGATGGACCTGTTCTTCGACAGCGCTCCGGTCGCCAAGAAGCGCCGCGTGCACTTCCACGTGTTCATGGCGGAGGTGCACGAGCACATCAACGCCTGGCGCAAGGGCGACACGGCCGAGCGCAAGGCGCGTTTCGGCCAGCACAAGGGCGACGATCCCATCGCCCCGACCGCCGACCTGATCGCCGCCGACGCCCGCCTGCTGTGCTTCGACGAGCTGCAGGTCACCGACATCGCCGACGCCATGATCCTGGGCCGGCTGTTTGAGGCGCTGTTCGCCCAGGGCGTCACCCTGGTGGCCACCTCCAACCGCCCGCCCGACGACCTCTACAAGGACGGCCTCAACCGCCAGCTCTTCACGCCGTTCATCGCCATGCTGAAGGAGAAGCTGGAGGTGGTGGCCGTGCGCGGGCCGGTCGACTTCCGCCTGGACCGCCTGCGCGCCGCCCGCACCTGGCTGGCGCCGGACGATAAGGCCAACGCCGCCGAGTTCGATCGCCTGTGGGCCGACATGCTGGACGGGGCCGAGGAGACCGGCGCCACCCTGGAAGTCCTGGGTCGCAAGATGCGCTTCCCGCGCGCCGCCGGCGGCCTGCTGCGCGCCTCGTTCGCCAGCCTTTGCCAGCAAGCCCTGGGGCCGCAGGACTATCTGGCGATCGCCGAGCGTTTCCACACCCTGTTCCTCGAGGACGTGCCGCTGCTGACGCCCGAGCGGCGCGACGCGGCCAAGCGGTTCAACACCCTGATCGACGCTCTCTACGAAGCCGACGTCAAGCTGGTGGCCCTGGCGACCGGCGAGCCCGAGGCGCTGTACCCGGCCGGTGACGGCTCGTTCGAGTTCGAGCGCACGGTGTCGCGCCTGCAGGAAATGCGCTCGGCCGACTATGTGGCGCGGGTGCGGGATTAG
- a CDS encoding LysR substrate-binding domain-containing protein, with translation MQRDLLDGVVAFTTVARRRSFTAAAVDLGVTPAAVSHAVKQLEARIGVVLFARTTREVGLTEAGRRFLDGARPAVEAMEAATAAARSLGDGPAGRVRLTVSQLAFNMVLAPAVADFSRAFPDVRLEIAVDDTSISIIDEGFDVGLRLGETIAPDMVAARVSPAFQFCVVGAPSLLERMGRPAHPRDLKGVPCLNIFQLTRGTDYRWEFAEEGGREFEVTVEGPFSVNDFNFMVQMAIDGLGLAYAPEPLVAEPVAAGRLERVLDEHLAGSTAWHLYYPSRLGASAPLRAFVEFMRGRLRTIERG, from the coding sequence ATGCAGCGAGACCTGCTGGACGGCGTCGTCGCCTTCACCACCGTCGCGCGGCGGCGCAGCTTCACCGCGGCGGCGGTCGACCTGGGCGTGACGCCGGCGGCCGTCAGCCATGCGGTCAAGCAGCTTGAAGCCCGTATCGGGGTGGTCCTGTTCGCGCGCACCACGCGAGAAGTCGGTCTGACCGAGGCGGGACGACGGTTCCTGGACGGGGCGCGGCCGGCGGTCGAGGCCATGGAGGCGGCGACGGCGGCGGCCCGGTCGCTGGGCGACGGCCCGGCCGGCCGGGTCCGCCTGACGGTGTCGCAGCTGGCGTTCAACATGGTGCTGGCCCCGGCGGTCGCCGACTTCTCCCGCGCCTTTCCCGACGTGCGCCTGGAGATCGCGGTCGACGACACCTCGATCAGCATCATCGACGAGGGCTTCGACGTGGGCCTGCGGCTGGGCGAGACGATCGCGCCGGACATGGTGGCCGCGCGGGTGTCGCCCGCCTTCCAGTTCTGCGTGGTCGGCGCTCCGTCGCTGCTGGAACGCATGGGACGGCCCGCGCACCCCCGCGACCTGAAGGGCGTTCCCTGCCTCAACATCTTCCAGCTGACCCGGGGCACCGACTATCGCTGGGAGTTCGCGGAGGAGGGCGGTCGTGAGTTCGAGGTGACGGTCGAGGGGCCGTTCAGCGTCAACGACTTCAACTTCATGGTTCAAATGGCGATCGACGGGCTGGGCCTGGCCTACGCGCCCGAACCCCTGGTGGCCGAACCCGTGGCGGCCGGGCGGCTGGAGCGGGTGCTGGACGAGCACCTGGCCGGTTCGACGGCCTGGCATCTCTACTATCCCAGCCGCCTGGGCGCCTCGGCCCCGCTGCGGGCGTTCGTCGAGTTCATGCGCGGCCGGCTGCGAACGATCGAGCGCGGTTGA